The Sciurus carolinensis chromosome 18, mSciCar1.2, whole genome shotgun sequence genome contains a region encoding:
- the Sbds gene encoding ribosome maturation protein SBDS, whose translation MSIFTPTNQIRLTNVAVVRMKRAGKRFEIACYKNKVVGWRSGVEKDLDEVLQTHSVFVNVSKGQVAKKEDLISAFGTDDQTEICKQILTKGEVQVSDKERHTQLEQMFRDIATIVADKCVNPETKRPYTVILIERAMKDIHYSVKPNKSTKQQALEVIKQLKEKMKIERAHMRLRFILPVNEGKKLKDKLKPLIKVIESEDYSQQLEIVCLIDPGCFREIDELIKKETKGKGSLEVLSLKDVEEGDEKFE comes from the exons ATGTCCATCTTCACCCCCACCAACCAGATCCGCCTGACCAATGTGGCGGTGGTCCGCATGAAGCGCGCGGGCAAGCGCTTCGAGATCGCCTGCTACAAGAACAAGGTGGTGGGCTGGCGCAGCGGCGT GGAGAAGGACCTCGATGAGGTCCTGCAGACGCACTCGGTGTTCGTGAACGTTTCCAAAGGCCAGGTCGCCAAGAAGGAGGACCTCATCAGTGCGTTCGGGACGGACGACCAGACGGAGATCTGCAAGCAG attttgaCTAAAGGAGAGGTTCAGGTGTCTGATAAAGAAAGGCACACACAGCTGGAGCAGATGTTTAGGGATATCGCAACCATTGTGGCAGACAAATGTGTCAACCCAGAAACAAAGAGACCGTACACTGTTATCCTTATTGAGAGAGCCATGAAGGACATCCACTATTCCGTCAAACCCAACAAAAGTACAAAACAGCAG GCTTTGGAAGTGATAAAGCAgctgaaggagaaaatgaagatcGAACGTGCCCACATGCGGCTTCGGTTTATTCTTCCGGTGAACGAAGGGAAGAAGCTGAAGGACAAGCTCAAACCGCTGATCAAAGTTATTGAGAGCGAAGACTACAGCCAGCAGCTAGAAATT GTGTGCCTGATTGACCCTGGCTGCTTCCGAGAAATTGATGAgctaataaaaaaggaaacaaaaggcaaAGGTTCTTTGGAAGTACTCAGTTTGAAAGATGTGGAAGAAGGAGATGAGAAATTTGAATGA